The Thermoplasmatales archaeon nucleotide sequence TTGCAACAAGAAAAACAGTAATAGTGGAGAGAGGTATTCTAAAAAATTATCTTCACAATAGTGTGACCGCAAAAGAATATGGAAAAAATACAACAGGAAATGCGGGGTTAATCGTTCCTGCTCCATGGAATACTATAATAAGGGGGGGAAATTATAAAAAAGAAGAAATGATTGAGGAATTTACTGGAGTTTTTATAACAAATCTTTGGTATACAAGATTCAGAAATTATCTTACAGGAGATTTTTCTACTGTTGCAAGGGATATGGCATTTTTTATAAAAAACGGAGAAATTCTATATGCTCTGAAAGGAATAAGAATAAGCGATAATATTGAGAAAATTTTTAAAAATATAGAGAAAATTTCTAGGGAAAGGAAGCAGATATACTGGTGGGAAGTTTCCCATCCCGTTTTTTCTCCATATGTAATCGTAGATAATGTTAATTTAACTACTGGTTTATAGGATATTTCTCCCTATTTCTCCCTATTTTTCTTTTTATAATTTCTTCAAAGCTCATCTTTGCTTTATCCAAAAAAATAAGCGAATATATGAATACATCCGCCAATTCATCCGCTATCTCATCTCTTATTTTTTCATTACTTATTATTTCATCAAAAGATATATCATTCCACTGAAATTTTTCCAGCAATTCATTTGCCTCTATGGATATAGATATTGCAATATTTTTTGGGGTGTGATATTTGTTCCAATCTCTTTCCTTTATAAAAAATTCTATTTCTTCAATAATTCCATTAATTTCATTCATGCTGAAAATTTGAAAATCCTTTTATAAAAATTTTGTTTTATTATATAATGAAAATCGAAGAGCTTGAAAGAATAGCTATAAAAAGGGCAGAGGGAAAAATAGCATTCTATACCCATCTCATAATATATATAGTTGTGAATATATTCCTTTTCGTAATATGGTATCTTGTATCTGGCGGATTTCCATGGTTTATTTTTTCATTGTTTGGATGGGGCATAGGTTTAATAACCCACTTTATTCATGCCTTCTCTTCAACTTTTGTTGATAAATTGGTTAAAAAAGAATATGAAAAGTTAAAGAAATGAAGCAATTTCCTCTACCATATCAATCCATCTTATAAAAGAATTCACCGCCGCCCTTGCATTTGATATATTTTTTGCCTCAATTTCAACATACAATTTCTCCTTATCTTTATAAATTTTAAAATTCGCATTTGGTGTGCTTTCTCCTTTTAAAGAATTAAAAATTAAATCATTATGTTCGCTATCTATTTCAAGCTTAATGTTCATCTTGCTTTTATATCCTTTGCAACGGGCCCTCGCTCTTTATAAAATATTTTCCCTCCACATTTAGGGCATCTCATTCCCATTCTCTCGAAATCAATTTCCACTCTTTCCCCGCATTTAGCACATACATATATTATCATTTTTCACCCAATATGCTTTTTATTGTTTGCTCAACACCCGCTTTAACTATTGTCTCAGGCACATATGCCCCTCCCGCAAATTTTGTATTACATTTTTTGCATACCCATATTCCTGTACTCTCTCGCTTAACTCTTTTTCTACCGCATTTCGGGCACACATATTTTAGCCTCTGCTTCTCATCAATCTCACGATATATATGGCGGGTTTTTACTCCATATCTTACTCCAAATTTACCAGCAGATTTAACTTTCTTTGTTCTCATTTTTTTCACCCAGTAATTTTCTTATATTTCTTGCATGAAATTGAGCACGCTTTATATTATTTTTTATTTCCTCAATTGTAAATCGCCCATTCAACCCCTTTTGCATTGCCCTTATATCACCATTTTCATCAAGAGCAACGGTAAATCTTGCATCCGCAACCTCTTCCTCATCCGCGCACGGGTCAACAACTATTGCATTATCAAATTTAACAAATGTACAGCTCACAGGGGGGCTTCTAACCGGCAAAGGAACATTTTCCCCCAGACCAAACCTTGCATTTGGTATAACTGTATTCTGCAATGCAGCAGAGGAAGCAAGCAGGCAAGCATCAAAAAGATTTCCATCATAATCTATAACATGCAAATCCACAAAAACAATCCATACCTTCTCGCCGGGAGTTATGCAGAGTTTTTCCATTTCTATATATTCAGATTCTCTTATTCCGCGATCTACAACTCTTGCAAGTTCAATTGCCTCCGGTGTTGGGGGGCCTGGTTCAAATTCGGGAGATGCAATAGGAGGCAATTCTGCTGATGTTGATAAAGCCCCTTTGTCAGGCGAATCAGGATAGGGCTCACCAATTTCAAGTTTTATCCCTGCTATTACCATTGTATTACCTATTTTAACCCTTGCTGATCCCTCCGCATTTTTTAATATATTTTTTTCAATTTTTATGGCTC carries:
- a CDS encoding nucleotide pyrophosphohydrolase; its protein translation is MNGIIEEIEFFIKERDWNKYHTPKNIAISISIEANELLEKFQWNDISFDEIISNEKIRDEIADELADVFIYSLIFLDKAKMSFEEIIKRKIGRNREKYPINQ
- a CDS encoding 2TM domain-containing protein, whose translation is MKIEELERIAIKRAEGKIAFYTHLIIYIVVNIFLFVIWYLVSGGFPWFIFSLFGWGIGLITHFIHAFSSTFVDKLVKKEYEKLKK
- a CDS encoding DNA-directed RNA polymerase subunit P, whose translation is MIIYVCAKCGERVEIDFERMGMRCPKCGGKIFYKERGPVAKDIKAR
- the rpl37A gene encoding 50S ribosomal protein L37Ae, which encodes MRTKKVKSAGKFGVRYGVKTRHIYREIDEKQRLKYVCPKCGRKRVKRESTGIWVCKKCNTKFAGGAYVPETIVKAGVEQTIKSILGEK
- a CDS encoding exosome complex protein Rrp42 yields the protein MDPIELARLSNVKKDYLVKLAREGKRCDGRKFDEYRAIKIEKNILKNAEGSARVKIGNTMVIAGIKLEIGEPYPDSPDKGALSTSAELPPIASPEFEPGPPTPEAIELARVVDRGIRESEYIEMEKLCITPGEKVWIVFVDLHVIDYDGNLFDACLLASSAALQNTVIPNARFGLGENVPLPVRSPPVSCTFVKFDNAIVVDPCADEEEVADARFTVALDENGDIRAMQKGLNGRFTIEEIKNNIKRAQFHARNIRKLLGEKNENKES